TCGTCCCGCTCCTCTAGGGCGTCGATCGCATTGGTCAAGATATTCATAAACACCTGGTTGAGCTGGCCTGCGTAGCACTCCACCAGGGGCAAGCTGCCGTACTCCTTCACCACGGCGATCGCGGGCATATAGGACTTGGCCTTGAGGCGATTTTGCAAAATCATCAGGGTGCTGTCGATGCCCTCGTGGATGTTCACCGCTTTCATCTCAGCCTCGTCCATGCGGGAGAAGGTGCGCAGGGACGTCACGATGGACCGAATGCGATCGGCCCCTACGCGCATCGAGCTGATCAGCCGGGGCAAGTCTTCGAGCAAAAAGTCGAGGTCCACGGCCTCCGAGCGATCGCGAATCTCGGGCACAGGGTCGGGGTAGTGCTGGTTGTACAGGGTCATCAGCGCCAGCAGATCGCGGGTGTACTCGCTGGCGTGGGTGAGGTTGCCCGAAATGAAGTTCACCGGGTTGTTGATCTCGTGGGCGACTCCCGCCACCAGCTGGCCGAGGCTCGACATCTTTTCGCTCTGGACGAGCTGCGTCTGGGTGCGCTGGAGCTCCCGCAGGGTCTGGGCAATCTCGTCGGCCTGCTGACGGAGCTGGGCCTCGGTGCGCTTGCGATCGCTGATGTCCCGCGCCACCGTGGACAAAAACTCGACATTCCCTTCGGGGTCTCGGTGGATGATGATCACCTGGGACACGGGCACCTCCGCGCCGCGATACCCCATGACGTTCTCCCCAGACCACAGGCCGTGCTCGAGGGCAAAGGGCATCGCCTCTCGCTGAAAGCGCTCTCGCTGGGCCGGCACCACAAAGTCGCAGCAGGGAATCCCGCTAATATCGGCATCCTCTGCCAGCCCCATCATGCGGCGACCGGCCTTATTGAGATAGATACTCTGGCCCGTCGCATCCCCAATTCCCACCAAGTCGCTGGTCGCCTCCAGGATGGCGGTCAGACGGGCCTGCTCTTTTTCGACCCGCTTGCGATCGCTCACGTCCGAGGCCGTCATCACCAAACGGTAGACTTCGCCTGCCTCATTGCGCAGGGGCGTGATGTGGGAGAGCCACCACGACTCTTGGCCATTGAGGCAGTAGAGATCCTCGTAGGTGAGGGTCTCCCCCGTGGCCACGGCCTGGGCGTAGCGCTGACGCCACTGGCGGCCATTTTCTTCGCCCAGCGCTTCTTCGAGGGTGCGGCCTTGGACCTGGGCGCTGGTCAAGCCGATGATGCGCGTCGCGACGTGATTCCAGCCCAGGACGCGGAAGTCGCGATCGGGCCGCACATCCAGCACGCTGATGATTTGCTCAATGCCGTCGTAGATGGTGCGCAGAAACTGCTCGCGCTCCAGCAAATTCGCCTCAAACCGTTTGCGATCGCTGATGTCCCGGAAGATCGTCGCCAGACACAGCGGCTCGTTGCTGGTGGGACTGGCGATCACGAAGGTGTTGTGCTCCACCACGACCTCGGCGTTTCCGGCCACGGGCTGCAGCCGCACTTCTCCTTGGGCGGCCCCGTCGCGCAGCACCCGGGGCAGCACCTCCTGCGCAAAGGCGTCGCGCTGGTGGGGCACCAGAAACTCAAACAGCCAGTAGGCCTTGGCGGCGGCCAGACTCTCGACGCCAGCGAGGCGCTGCCCAGCGGGGTTGAGGTAGAGCACGCGGCCATCGAGGGCGGTCAGGCAAATAAAATCACTGCTGTTTTCGATCAGGGCGATCAGCTTGCGGTGCTCTTTTTGGGCCTGCTTGAGGTGGGTGATGTCGCGGGCCACGGCGTAGACGAGGTCATCTTCGCGGGACACCGTTGAGTTCCAGGCCAGCCAGCGGTAGGTGCCGTCCTTGGCCCGGTAGCGGTTTTCCAGGTAGGCGGTGTCTTGGTCGCGCAGGCGGCGGGCCTCGGCGAGGGTGGCCGCGCGATCGCTCGGGTGCACGAAATCCAGCAGGGGGCGCGATCGCAGCTCGGCTTCGGTGTAGCCCAGCACGGTCTCCCAGGCCGGATTGACCCGGCGAAAGTAGCCGTCGAGGGTGGCCACGCACAGCAAATCCTGGGACACCGCAAAGAAGCGATCGCGATCGCGCTCGGCCCGCTGCCGCTCGTGGATCTCCAGGGCCAGCGCAGCAATGTCAGCCAGCGATCGCGAAAAGGTCTGCTCCGCCTGGGACCAGTAGCGGGGCTCACCCACCTGCTCAAAGCACACCACTCCCACGATCTTGCCGCCCAGCTGAATCGGCGAATCTAGCAGCGACATGATGCCCAGGGGCTGGAAATAGTTTTCGGTAAACTCGCGCGTACTCGGATCGGTGCGCGCTTCGCTCGCCACAATGGTCGCCTGATGCTCAAGGGCCGCAAAGTATCCCGGATAGTCTTCTATCCGCAACTCGATGCCCTGGGAATGGCAACCCAGGGAAAGCTGATAGAGATCCTGGCATTGCAGCTGGGTGCGATCGGCATCAAACAGCCAAATGCTCGCCCGCTCAATGCCCAGGGTGGTAGCGGCTACCACCGTCATCTCCTGAAACGCCTTCTCCAAAATGCCGCTGCTGAGCACCTTGTTTTTTGAGAGGTCCAGGAGGGCCTGGTTTTGGCGCTGGATTTGGTACTCCTGGGTGCGCTGGGCTTCTTCGAGCTGCTTGCGGTGGGAGATATCCAGGGCAACGCCGATCACGCCGACGATCGCGCCTCCCTTGTCACGGCAGGGAATGCAGGAGTTCTCGAAATAAACATCCCCGACCTGAATCGTGGCGATGGAGGCCTCCCCCGCCAAGGCCCGATCGACGGCTACCAGGGCCTCCTGGCAGTCTTGATAGAGGTCATACACCAATGCGCCGACCACCTGCTGGGGCTGGAGGCCCAGCAGTCGCAAACCGCTGCCCGCCGAGAAGGTGAAGCGGCCCTGGGTGTCGAGGGTGTAGAGGATCAGCGGGGCATTGTCGAGGAGGATGGTCAGCCACTCGTCGCGCTGCTCGGGGGAATGGGCCGCGATCGCCGCTACCGTCGAGAGTTCTGCCTCTTTGCGCACCGTAATGTCCAGCCACAGCCCCGCCCACACCACGGTTCCCCCAGGCAAAGTTTGGGGATTGGCCGTGGTTTCGAGCCATTTGATCTCCCCCGTCGGCAGGCAAAAGCGTCCCTGCCAGTGCCAAGCCCCCTGAGCCTGCTCCGCAGCCTGGAGCGATCGCCAAAACTCCCCTAGGTCCTCAGCCACGATCCGGTCAAACAGCAAATGCGGGCGATCGCGCACCGCCTCCGCCTCTAGGCCCAGGAGCCCCCAACAGGCCGCACTCAGGTAGGAAAACAGCCATGACCCATCCCCATGATGCTGAAGCTGATACACCACCCCCGGCAAGTGGGTCAGCATCGCCTCTAGCCCGGTATCTTCCTCCAAGTTCACGCCCCCGTCACTGCGAAAGTGGGCATCCTGCGGCCCGCGTCGATTGTATTGCATTGCGTCAGCGTCCTACGTTGAGGGGGTCAGGGTCAGGAAAGTAGACGATCGCTCAACCAAGGCTAGACCTTTGGACACAGCCATTTTGATACTGGCAGCAATCCGCAAAAGCACTGGGCAGCTTGCTCCTCCATCAAGCCGCGATCGCTCCCCAAAAAATTTAATATCCAGTTCAAACCTACCGTTAGCGTGCCCGGCATTCCCCAAAACTTTAACGAAGAGTGAAGAAGCGATCGCCCCTTTGCAGCGCCTCTTGTTCTTAGTAGCACCCCTTCAGCCCCGAAAATTCCCAGAGTCCTCCAGACGCTTTATTTTCTTTTATTAAGATCTACTAGGGGCGATCGCATTTGTCCGCCTCAGCGAAGCTTCGCTGTTTTCGTCCCGTCCTACCCCAGCCCACGCCGCCAAGAGACCCTATCCTCGCCCTCAGCGCTTTTGAATTCATGCTCATTGACGCCCACTGGCTCAGTCGCCCTTCCACCGAAGTTGCTCCAGACCTGATTGGCTGCACCCTCCTGCGGCGACTACCCGACGGGACCTGCCTCGCGGGCACCATCGTCGAGACCGAAGCCTACGGTCCTGGAGACCCCGCCATGCACGCCTATCAGCGCCCCACCCCCCGCAACAAAGTGATATTTGGGCCTGCCGGGACGGCCTATATCTATTTGATCTACGGGTGCTATCACTGTCTCAATGTCGTGACTGACCAAGATGGCATCGCCAGCGCTGTGCTGATTCGGGCTCTGCAACTCGCCAGCGTCCCGGCCTGGGTCGACCCCCAGCGCGAACCCAAGCCCCATCGCATCGCCGCTGGCCCCGGCAAGCTCTGTCGCACTCTCCAGATCGATCGCTCTCTCAACGCAACCCCCCTCCAACCCGGTCAGAGCCTCTGGCTAGAGCACCGCTCTCCTGACTGGCAACACCGCTTCGATCAACAAACTTTTTCCATCACCCAAACCACCCGCATCGGCCTCACCAAAGGCGTCGATCTCCCCTGGCGCTGGTATCTCAACCACTGCCCCGCCGTCTCCCGCAAAGGCTAAAGTTTCAGCCTCATCTAAACAAGCCCGATCAGCTTTCTGTAAATATCACGTTTGGCGATCGCAAATTTGGGAATACTGAAAAAGTCTTGTTTTTAGAATGATGCCATGCTCTTTATATCCAAAGAGAGTAAATTAAAGCCTATAAAGATGATGAGGCTTTGGCTTTATTCGATCAGACAATAGAAAACATTTTCTTACGCATCAATACAGTACCAAAAGGAAGCTTTTACTTTTAATCTAGAGACACGGCTTTATATGAAACAATCGTTGAATCAGACAGAAGCATTCAAGCTTCCCAAGCTTCGACTTTAGAGATTTCACTCAAATTCATAGTAAATCAAAAACCAAAACAGAAAATGAAGCCAAAATCTCCCTGGAACACCATCATTAAGTTTTTGGGTGGCGCTGGACTTTTCGTCTTAGCTTCTAGTCAATTTTTTGACAACTTCAATCCAGTCTCCAAGAGCCCCAGTCAAAGTTCTAGCAACTCCTCTATTCGTTCGGAATGCAATATCAAAGGCAACATCTCTATAGATTCAGGAAGAAAGCTTTATCATGTACCTGGAATGGAAGATTATGAATCTACCAGAATCGATCAATCTGCTGGCGAAAGGTGGTTTTGCACTGAAAATGAGGCGATCGCCAGCGGCTGGACAAGGGCTCCAAGATAGAGAAAAATCTCTCGAAATCAGTGCCCCTGTCAATAGATTTTTTTGGTGATAACCACCTAACAAGAAATGATCAGTCAATACATCAATTCTTGTAGAAACTCTTTGCCGTAGAGAGAATTGCACGAGTAGCAGGGGCAATTAGCTCAGAAACGCATTTGCTAACCCCGAAGCACTCCGCCACTGCGCGAATTGATGTGTTTCCTTGCTTAGAGACCTCAATGATTTTTTGGCGCAGGTCTCTAGAGTAAGCTGGCATGATGGCATTTTGATGTTATGGCTTATCTTATAGTGTCTGATAATTGTGAAAACCGCTGTATTAAAATCATGAGAAGCCCATTAAGATCAAATGCTTGACGTAGCACACACTTAATTCACTTACCGAAAGTATTGATTCTTGATTACAAGGATTCAAATGACAGATCGCAATAAAAAAGTGAATTTCCTTCTTGTCTTTTGGTTTTACAGCTCTGACATAGACGGGAATCATTGGAATATAGGCTGGCACCTTAGATCGCAAAGCAAGTATTGGATAAACCAGCTTATGTTTTGACAATGACTCAAAACTATCAGATGTTTTCGCTTCAATTACAAATAGGGTTTCTCGCTTGTTTTTCCTTCCAACAAATAAAGCATCTATTTCAACTTGGCCATTGATATGATTCCACGCTGAGGGTGCCAAAGGACTTGGTTTAAAGTCAAACGTAAAGGTTCCTTGACCAGACGCAGGCGCAGCTAGGCCACCTTGCTCTTCAACCTGTAAGGCTGCAGCAAGTAATCCTGAGGATGTTGCTAAATTGATGAGCGAATTTTCCGTAAGATTTGCAAGCAGATTAAAAGCAAACAACTGTCTTATAGAAACATTGGGCAAGAATATTTCTGGCTCAACGCCATCAAAAATCAGCTTGTCTATCAAAAAATATTCTGACCAATCACTAGAATTATGAAGTTTTGCCAATCCAAAATATGTATTTGAGTCGTTAAATCTACAACCCAACCGAAAAACCATATATTCATTTTTACGAAGCTCTGGCTTCAAATCTTCTAATTTTTGAATTGAAATACAGGCAGCCGTCTTTTGAGACTTAATCTCATACTCTTTAAGATAGCCTTGAAAAGATTGAGGCTCTGAGTAGCAAACTCCTTGACTTTTCAAGATAGAGATTGCCTGATCAAAAACACCACTCATACTTGAATAGTTTAGACAGTGATATTGACTGAGATGTTTTAGCTAGAGAACCAAAGCCAAAAGCCCTAGCGCAGTTTTTCAGCCATTTGGTCAACGCCTGGATTGGATCGTTCCATATAGTCTACCCACGCATCAAACGCCCAGTCTTGAATTTGGGCATCATTTTCTTGTAGATAAGTCGCCCAATCAGGGTGAACGATGATCGCCTGTGCATCATCGGTAAAAGTGTAGAGTGGCTTGCGAGTTTCAAACTCGTCTTGGGACAGCACCAAAATCTTTTGATTAACCTGGGCATCCTTAACCCTTACTAGTTCGTCATCAAAGAAGGGGCGGATCAGGCGAAAAGGGACATAGCGCAAGAGTTCAACAGTGGAATCGACGACCCGGCCCTGAACCATTCCTCGAAGATCACTCCGACTAACATCGCTAACGCGAAACAAGGATTTTGGCAGAGCATCGTCTAATTCTTTCAGCTTCTCTACAATTCGATCTTGTACCCCAAATTTCAGTTGGTAGATAAAGTAAGGTCTCCAAGCTCTAGCCAACATCTCTACTACTACATCCTTAAGCAGGATTGGCATAGAAACATCAAACTGGCGTTGATGCAATCTATCTATCAGCCCCAGAAAGAATAGATATTTATAAGAATTCGTTGTGTGATCAAACAATCGGCTTAGTGCCTCAGTATTCAGAGCTTCAGAGGGGGATAATCTCATAGTCACCATACTTCCTTAGTAGTATTTTCGGGTCTGTGGGCGATCGCCTGCTGCTCTGGGAAACAAAAATTCTTAGATAAGGCTAATACTGATATTTGAAGTGCCAGCGATCGCTGATTTTCTCGTCTAGTTGGGTGAGGGGAGAGGCTGGATCTTGGTGATAGACGAAGGTGGTCCTGACATCCTTGAAGCTGCGAGTGCTGTGGGTGAAAACGAGCGCCAGGTTATCGGCGGTTTTGAGGATTTCTATAGTGCCATTGCGCGAGAGACCTTGGTACTGGGGCGGAAGCGCGATCGTATCTCGGCAAATAGCGTCAAACTTTTCTAGGATTTGCAGCGTGCTGTCTAGAAAACAGTTGTTGCTTCCCTTGGGCTGGGTGGTCTCGACCCAGCGAACCACCGATTCTCGATCGCTGCGATAAAGATTGAAATCAACCAGCGGATCGCTGATGTAGTGGCTGTGAATCAGGCCGATGGAAAGGGCGATCGCCCCCAGAGAGATCGCCAAAAACAGGCCAGCATTCATCCTGCGGTTGAGGGGCGATCGCTCCTGGACTTGGCAAAAGTAAATCACGCCCAGCATCGACCAATCGAAGATGAGCAGCGGCCCAATCAGCAGGAAGAGCGCAAATCCCAAGCTAATATCAACCAGCGGCGTGTAGGCGGTCCAAAAGGGAACCAAGGTGGCCGTTGCCTGACCGGTGAACAGGAGCGCGATCGCCCCAAAGAACCGCACAGCCAGATTGCCGAGGGTCGATCGAGGGGGTGGAAAGGGCGATCGCACCAGGGGAATCGCCAGCGCGCCCAAGAAAGCGGCCAGAGCGAGCCAGACCAGTAGCGATCGCCCTGGGAAGATCACCGCGATCGCCTGGAAAGAGAGCAAAAACAGACCCGACAGAATGGCCCAAAAAACGGGCAGATAGCGCTCTGGGAGTTTGGCGGTTGCAGGGGCGATCGGGCCTCGGGACAGTCGGCCCAAAAACTGCGCCAAAATCAGGAGCGTCACGCCCAAACTGAAGCCACCGAACGTCAAAAGCGCTTTTACGAGACTCTCCAGCATGGCTCGCCTTCAGATATTCCACGACCTTCGATCGGGGAACTTCAGCAAAAAGCGGCCAAATTCTGCAAGCAGCCTGGATATTTACCAGATAAAGGGAATCAAGCGCTTGGTTTGGGCGCGGTATTGCTCGAAGTTGCTGTATTTCTCGGCCATGCTGGCTTCTTTTTGGTTGATGCGCTGCGCATAGATCGCGGCCACGAGCACCGGCAGAAAATAGGCCCAGGGTGAGCCCGCCACCACTGAGAAGCTGAGATAGCGCAGCAGATCGCCGAGATAGTTGATGTTGCGCGACAGCCGCCATGGGCCATCCTGCACAAGCTGCGCCCCCATTTCCTTGGCCGTGAGTTTTTGGACGTCTGCGGTCGCGTTGATCAAGCTGCCAAAGATGTACAGGATGAGGGCGATCGCCGCGGTGAGCAGAGAAATCGGCGCTGGATTGGTGTAGGCGAAGTAACCCGGCACGGCGTAGATAATGCCCAAGAACGCCACGATGAGCGCCGCCCTGGGGAGCGTCGTCGGCGTGGCAAACATGTAGCGGCTCCGGGCGGGATAGAGCCACTGCTCCAGCAGCCACCAGACGCAGTAGCCGCCGTGGAGGCACAAGTACAGCACGCCGCGCAGATCGTCCTGGGCGCCATAGAACCACAGGCCCCCCAGGAGCAGCACGCCGGTGAGCCATTTACCAATATTGATCGCCATCAGCTCTGTGAGAGCACTGGCTGGGGTTGCGGGAGAACGGTCTTCCATGGGGATTCCTCAAAACGCTTTAGGGGGCTGGACGACGATGAACCAGGGTGGCGTTGGCCTGGTCGGTGGGGACCACCAGCAGCTCGCTGATGTTGACGTGGGGGGGCCGGGTGGCGCAGAAGAGCACCAAATCGGCGATGTCCTCGCCGATGAGGGGGGTCAGGCCTTGGTACACGGCCTTGGCGCGATCGCGATCGCCGTGAAAACGCACTTCGCTAAACTCCGTCTCTACCAGACCCGGCTCGATCAGGCTGACCCGCACCGCCGTTCCCAGGAGATCTTGCTTGAGGCCTTCGGAGATCGATCGCACCGCCGCCTTGGAGCCGCAGTAGACGTGGCCACTGGGGTAGGCCGCCCGACCGGCAATGGAACCAATGTTAATCACATGGCCGCGATCGCGCGCCACCATACCCGGCACCACCGCCCGCGTCACGTAGAGCAGACCTTTGACATTGGTGTCGATCATCTCTTCCCAGTCTTGGATGTCGGCTTGATGAAACTTTTCGAGGCCGCGACTGAGACCGGCATTGTTGACCAAGATGTCGATGGCGGACCATTCCTCAGGGATGGCGGCGATCGCCGCCTCGACCGCCGCGCGATCGCGCACATCCAGGGTTATTAGATGAATCTGCGTGTCAAACTCTGCTCGCAAATCCTGGGCTAGGGCTTCGAGGCGATCGCCCCGCCGCGCCGCCAAAATCAGCCGCGCCCCCGCCTGGGCAAAGGCATAGGCGCAGGCCTCCCCGATGCCGCTGCTCGCCCCCGTAATCATCACCACGCGATCGCTCACCGAAATCACACAACACCCCTTTTCTGCGCTCTACATCATTTACTACAGCTACGCTCGGCCCGACCGGCCCACGCAAAGGCCCGTGACGCGATCGCCTTTCCAGGCATCATCCCGCACGGGCCAACGCTCATCGCACCTTCATCTCCGAACTGCCACAGTCCTAGCGGGGCTGCTTGACCGGTCCGCCCCGGCCCTGCACCTGGAGCCGCTGGGTCGAGAAAGTCATACCGTCCGAACGGACCAGCGCCGTCGTAATCCAGTAGTTATCCGGCACATTGGGCGCACTGCCCTCCCGGAAAATCCCGCCCGCCGTCAGGGGCACCAGGTCCAGCTTGTCCGCCTTGAAGTAGGCATCGGGGCGCACTCGCTCTTCGAGCGCCGCTCCCAGGAGCACATCTTCGCCCAGGGGCTCCTGGACAATGGCGTCTAGGTTGTAGCGCTGGCCCACGCTCACCGTTTCCGGCAGCCGCACCTCAACGGTCGGGGGCTTGTCGCCCGCCGAGAGGGACGACTTCTCTGACAGGATTTCCTGACGAATCATCCGCTGGCCGTCAAACTGCTGCCGGGACTTCACCGTCGCCGTCAGCTGGAAGTTGTGCTCGCCGACGGTCTGAGTACCCGTGATGGTCGTCAGGGTTTCCGCCGTCAGAATGTCGCCGTTTTGCTCCCAAGACAGCAGCTCCGTGTCGTAGTTGAGAGTCGAGTAGCGCTCCCAAAATTCCCGCACCGCCTGTTCGTAGCGCTGGCGGTTGAGGCCGTCGGCGTGGTTGAACTTGGGACCGTAGAACTGCATCAACGCCTTGAGGTCGCGCTGGTTGGCAGCGGTGTCGATCTGGTCGATGGTCTGGACGAGGCTGGCCGGTGCCGACTCGGGACCCTCTGCCGCACGGGCTGCCTGGGGCAGAAACCCACCAAGCCCAACCACGAGTCCTAGCGCTAGGGACGTCAGCCAGCTAGAGGACGACGCGATCGCCCCTTGTTGCCCACGGTTGGGGGTCTCGCTATGGGACGCTCGTGCAGTGAGATACTTCAACATCATCGGTGATAGGGTTGTGATGTATGGGCAGGAAAACTGGGCCATTGTGAAGGGCTTCGACGCCAGAGCCGCAATTGACCCATTAATAGCAGAAATGGCAGATTGATATCCCTAAGGGTAACGCGAGTTTCCAGGAGGGTCTGACCAGATTTGGGGGCGATCGCCCTAGAAGCCCCAAGCCATCGGCTGTTTCCTGCGCTTTGCTTGCACTCTGACGTTCAATCTTGCTATCTGTTTCCCCAATTTCGTGACTATGTCCGACGCCACCGCCCGTCCTTCTCATCGGTCTGCTCCCCGCCTGCTCGTGGCCGCCAGCGGAACGGGGGGTCACCTATTTCCGGCGATCGCCCTAGCAGAGCAGCTTTCGGACTATCACATCGAGTGGCTGGGCGTCCCCGATCGCCTCGA
This genomic stretch from Geitlerinema sp. PCC 7407 harbors:
- a CDS encoding isoprenylcysteine carboxylmethyltransferase family protein; amino-acid sequence: MEDRSPATPASALTELMAINIGKWLTGVLLLGGLWFYGAQDDLRGVLYLCLHGGYCVWWLLEQWLYPARSRYMFATPTTLPRAALIVAFLGIIYAVPGYFAYTNPAPISLLTAAIALILYIFGSLINATADVQKLTAKEMGAQLVQDGPWRLSRNINYLGDLLRYLSFSVVAGSPWAYFLPVLVAAIYAQRINQKEASMAEKYSNFEQYRAQTKRLIPFIW
- a CDS encoding DUF6997 domain-containing protein encodes the protein MSGVFDQAISILKSQGVCYSEPQSFQGYLKEYEIKSQKTAACISIQKLEDLKPELRKNEYMVFRLGCRFNDSNTYFGLAKLHNSSDWSEYFLIDKLIFDGVEPEIFLPNVSIRQLFAFNLLANLTENSLINLATSSGLLAAALQVEEQGGLAAPASGQGTFTFDFKPSPLAPSAWNHINGQVEIDALFVGRKNKRETLFVIEAKTSDSFESLSKHKLVYPILALRSKVPAYIPMIPVYVRAVKPKDKKEIHFFIAICHLNPCNQESILSVSELSVCYVKHLILMGFS
- a CDS encoding PAS domain S-box protein codes for the protein MQYNRRGPQDAHFRSDGGVNLEEDTGLEAMLTHLPGVVYQLQHHGDGSWLFSYLSAACWGLLGLEAEAVRDRPHLLFDRIVAEDLGEFWRSLQAAEQAQGAWHWQGRFCLPTGEIKWLETTANPQTLPGGTVVWAGLWLDITVRKEAELSTVAAIAAHSPEQRDEWLTILLDNAPLILYTLDTQGRFTFSAGSGLRLLGLQPQQVVGALVYDLYQDCQEALVAVDRALAGEASIATIQVGDVYFENSCIPCRDKGGAIVGVIGVALDISHRKQLEEAQRTQEYQIQRQNQALLDLSKNKVLSSGILEKAFQEMTVVAATTLGIERASIWLFDADRTQLQCQDLYQLSLGCHSQGIELRIEDYPGYFAALEHQATIVASEARTDPSTREFTENYFQPLGIMSLLDSPIQLGGKIVGVVCFEQVGEPRYWSQAEQTFSRSLADIAALALEIHERQRAERDRDRFFAVSQDLLCVATLDGYFRRVNPAWETVLGYTEAELRSRPLLDFVHPSDRAATLAEARRLRDQDTAYLENRYRAKDGTYRWLAWNSTVSREDDLVYAVARDITHLKQAQKEHRKLIALIENSSDFICLTALDGRVLYLNPAGQRLAGVESLAAAKAYWLFEFLVPHQRDAFAQEVLPRVLRDGAAQGEVRLQPVAGNAEVVVEHNTFVIASPTSNEPLCLATIFRDISDRKRFEANLLEREQFLRTIYDGIEQIISVLDVRPDRDFRVLGWNHVATRIIGLTSAQVQGRTLEEALGEENGRQWRQRYAQAVATGETLTYEDLYCLNGQESWWLSHITPLRNEAGEVYRLVMTASDVSDRKRVEKEQARLTAILEATSDLVGIGDATGQSIYLNKAGRRMMGLAEDADISGIPCCDFVVPAQRERFQREAMPFALEHGLWSGENVMGYRGAEVPVSQVIIIHRDPEGNVEFLSTVARDISDRKRTEAQLRQQADEIAQTLRELQRTQTQLVQSEKMSSLGQLVAGVAHEINNPVNFISGNLTHASEYTRDLLALMTLYNQHYPDPVPEIRDRSEAVDLDFLLEDLPRLISSMRVGADRIRSIVTSLRTFSRMDEAEMKAVNIHEGIDSTLMILQNRLKAKSYMPAIAVVKEYGSLPLVECYAGQLNQVFMNILTNAIDALEERDEGRSPADRQTCLSQITIKTVLLEGDRVAIHLIDNGPGIPESIQQRLFDPFFTTKPVGKGTGLGMSISYQIVTEKHHGSLHCVSSPGQGAEFIITIPIRQPITPHQA
- a CDS encoding SDR family oxidoreductase — protein: MITGASSGIGEACAYAFAQAGARLILAARRGDRLEALAQDLRAEFDTQIHLITLDVRDRAAVEAAIAAIPEEWSAIDILVNNAGLSRGLEKFHQADIQDWEEMIDTNVKGLLYVTRAVVPGMVARDRGHVINIGSIAGRAAYPSGHVYCGSKAAVRSISEGLKQDLLGTAVRVSLIEPGLVETEFSEVRFHGDRDRAKAVYQGLTPLIGEDIADLVLFCATRPPHVNISELLVVPTDQANATLVHRRPAP
- a CDS encoding DNA-3-methyladenine glycosylase — encoded protein: MLIDAHWLSRPSTEVAPDLIGCTLLRRLPDGTCLAGTIVETEAYGPGDPAMHAYQRPTPRNKVIFGPAGTAYIYLIYGCYHCLNVVTDQDGIASAVLIRALQLASVPAWVDPQREPKPHRIAAGPGKLCRTLQIDRSLNATPLQPGQSLWLEHRSPDWQHRFDQQTFSITQTTRIGLTKGVDLPWRWYLNHCPAVSRKG